In Novosphingobium resinovorum, the following are encoded in one genomic region:
- a CDS encoding DUF7065 domain-containing protein has protein sequence MITDADTRLHLPDVSRADWAETGYFNFYIPEANIFGFIYIVHRAGVGATVSDIEIIDRAGFSADDAVYIDLINHNPLVDRAEDFRLETGLSFKATSIRDYVLDYDAGGVKLHIEASALMEPYDIHDPAMDPMAVADAAAAVANSGFGTAYSAHFDMTVRMKGSLSLGGRTHAIDCVSTMDHSWGPRPENGFHPILWANAHFDDGLALHGIFSVDRTAPVGQQHVFKHGYALVGGEVRGAKAGSVRTHRPGLFPTTMEMTIVDRDDREHTVSGSVLVHHPWVPYGNNLSPITMARWHRSDGAIGVGTYLEGFPLNRLRSDLA, from the coding sequence ATGATTACCGATGCGGACACCCGCCTGCACCTTCCCGACGTCAGCCGCGCCGACTGGGCCGAGACCGGATACTTCAACTTCTACATTCCCGAAGCCAACATCTTCGGCTTCATCTACATCGTCCACCGCGCCGGAGTGGGCGCGACGGTGAGCGACATCGAGATCATCGACCGCGCAGGGTTCAGCGCTGACGATGCGGTCTACATCGACCTCATCAACCACAACCCGCTGGTGGACAGGGCCGAGGATTTCCGGCTGGAAACCGGCCTGTCGTTCAAGGCCACCTCGATCCGCGACTACGTGCTCGACTACGATGCGGGCGGCGTGAAGCTGCACATCGAAGCCAGTGCGCTGATGGAGCCTTACGACATCCATGACCCCGCAATGGACCCGATGGCCGTCGCGGACGCGGCGGCGGCGGTGGCGAACTCGGGCTTCGGGACGGCCTATTCGGCGCACTTCGACATGACGGTGCGGATGAAGGGCTCGCTCTCGCTGGGCGGGCGGACCCATGCGATCGACTGCGTCTCGACCATGGACCACAGCTGGGGGCCGCGTCCCGAGAACGGCTTCCATCCGATCCTGTGGGCCAATGCCCATTTCGACGATGGGCTGGCGCTCCACGGCATCTTCTCGGTCGATCGCACCGCGCCGGTGGGGCAGCAGCACGTCTTCAAGCACGGCTATGCGCTGGTGGGCGGCGAAGTGCGCGGGGCCAAGGCGGGCTCGGTCCGCACGCACCGCCCGGGGCTGTTCCCCACGACGATGGAAATGACCATCGTCGATCGCGACGACCGCGAGCATACCGTCTCCGGCTCGGTGCTGGTCCATCACCCCTGGGTGCCTTACGGCAACAACCTCTCGCCGATCACGATGGCGCGCTGGCACCGCAGCGACGGCGCGATCGGCGTGGGCACGTATCTGGAGGGCTTCCCGCTCAACCGCCTGCGCAGCGATCTGGCATGA
- a CDS encoding SDR family NAD(P)-dependent oxidoreductase, protein MILKGKTAIVTGGATGIGRAIVERFLAEGAQVAIADIKGAEDAAAALGANAFGVATDVADKASTESMARAVTDRFGGIDILVNNAGIFTGLNYTPMEAIEVDAWRRIMDVNVMGPWLCARAVLPAMRAAGGGRIINIASVIANLGIPFMLHYVASKGALGAMTRAMARELGATQSGILVNSISPGYTHSDNAVANADQHAAFEGTAASMRTIARPQQPGDIAGAALWLSGPDGGYINGQNIAVDGGIFMTQ, encoded by the coding sequence ATGATACTCAAAGGAAAGACCGCCATCGTCACGGGCGGCGCGACCGGCATCGGCCGCGCCATCGTCGAGCGATTCCTGGCCGAAGGCGCGCAAGTCGCGATCGCCGACATCAAGGGCGCCGAGGACGCCGCCGCCGCGCTGGGCGCCAATGCCTTTGGCGTCGCCACCGACGTCGCCGACAAGGCCAGCACCGAATCGATGGCACGGGCGGTGACCGACCGGTTCGGCGGCATCGACATTCTCGTCAACAATGCAGGCATCTTCACCGGCCTCAATTACACCCCGATGGAAGCGATCGAGGTCGACGCCTGGCGCCGCATCATGGACGTCAACGTCATGGGCCCCTGGCTCTGCGCCCGCGCGGTGCTGCCCGCGATGCGTGCCGCCGGCGGCGGCAGGATCATCAACATCGCCTCGGTCATCGCCAACCTCGGCATCCCCTTCATGCTGCACTATGTCGCATCCAAGGGTGCGCTTGGCGCGATGACGCGCGCGATGGCGCGCGAACTCGGCGCGACGCAGAGCGGGATCCTGGTGAACTCGATCTCGCCGGGCTACACCCACTCGGACAACGCAGTCGCCAACGCCGACCAGCACGCCGCCTTCGAAGGCACCGCCGCCTCGATGCGCACGATCGCCCGGCCGCAGCAACCGGGCGACATCGCCGGCGCCGCGCTGTGGCTTTCCGGTCCGGACGGCGGCTATATCAACGGCCAGAACATCGCCGTCGACGGCGGCATCTTCATGACCCAGTGA
- a CDS encoding tyrosine-protein phosphatase — MTSNSQPATGTPPVLQGAFPAGSPVHNLRDFGGYATASGARLKPGRLLRSGQLEAAGAGFEGILSALGVATIIDLRAGSECTLERGGAFDGYAGAIRRATAHDETIPHAVAAFLKMTTIEEVVAHMTRIYRILPDSPRFRESMGHLVTALDQDDGATLIHCFAGKDRTGLAVALVQIALGVHRDDVFHDYLLTNAMGPERIESGLDALLGKDRARGSQWVLEEAMSVRPEYLEAGLAKIGEISASPAAYLEAMAGLPSGAMDRIGQRLQA; from the coding sequence ATGACATCGAACAGCCAGCCGGCCACCGGCACCCCCCCGGTTCTTCAGGGCGCGTTTCCGGCGGGCTCGCCCGTCCACAACCTGCGTGACTTCGGCGGTTATGCCACCGCCTCTGGCGCCCGGCTCAAGCCCGGGCGCCTGCTGCGTTCGGGCCAGCTCGAAGCGGCGGGGGCGGGGTTCGAGGGCATCCTGTCCGCGCTCGGCGTGGCAACGATCATCGACTTGCGCGCCGGTTCGGAGTGCACGCTCGAAAGGGGCGGGGCCTTCGACGGCTATGCCGGCGCGATCCGCCGGGCGACCGCCCATGACGAGACGATCCCCCACGCCGTCGCCGCATTCCTGAAGATGACGACGATCGAGGAAGTGGTCGCGCACATGACGCGGATCTACCGCATCCTGCCCGACAGTCCGCGCTTTCGCGAATCCATGGGCCATCTGGTGACCGCGCTGGACCAGGACGACGGCGCCACCCTGATCCACTGTTTCGCCGGAAAGGACCGCACCGGGCTGGCGGTCGCGCTGGTGCAAATCGCGCTCGGTGTCCACCGCGACGACGTGTTCCACGACTACCTGCTGACCAACGCCATGGGACCGGAGCGCATCGAGTCCGGGCTCGACGCGCTGCTCGGCAAGGATCGTGCTCGCGGTTCGCAATGGGTGCTGGAAGAAGCCATGTCGGTGCGGCCGGAGTATCTGGAAGCCGGCCTCGCCAAGATCGGCGAGATCAGCGCAAGCCCCGCAGCCTACCTTGAGGCGATGGCGGGGCTTCCATCGGGAGCCATGGACCGGATCGGGCAGCGATTGCAGGCCTGA
- a CDS encoding phosphotransferase family protein has product MILTAETTDTCVAIEPRIFAILEEKKARRLTGPYIPRSIAQVTASLESLYGPGSISGLRRMAGGASKEQFVFDHGGERLVLRMDPLEGLIETCRRREDQVLRAMHGVVPVPEVRHADIDGATFGLPALVTTFVPGVAKPPQAAASVSGLRTDFDAHWIALLAPAFIDNLVCIHGFDYRAAALPDFAMPGGAPHEMALRQVNWWAKVWADDVVDAFPIMALAECWLRENLPACTDPVLVHGDYRTGNYLFDPAGGAVTAILDWELAHVGDFHEDLAWNLQPIFANRGADGETMISGLFRRDEFLSSYEKASGRTVDPAALFFYDVLAAWKCAVIDLSSCLTAARDGNNHQDALLSWLATSAHVVLSHLTALLEKGRH; this is encoded by the coding sequence GTGATCCTGACCGCCGAAACCACCGATACCTGCGTGGCCATCGAACCTCGCATCTTCGCCATCCTCGAGGAGAAGAAGGCCCGCCGCCTCACCGGTCCCTATATCCCGCGCAGCATCGCGCAAGTCACCGCCTCGCTCGAAAGCCTGTATGGCCCCGGCAGCATCTCGGGCCTGCGGCGCATGGCGGGCGGGGCTTCCAAGGAGCAGTTCGTGTTCGACCACGGCGGCGAGCGCCTCGTCCTGCGCATGGACCCGCTGGAGGGCCTCATCGAGACATGCCGCCGCCGCGAGGATCAGGTGCTGCGTGCGATGCATGGCGTCGTGCCGGTGCCCGAGGTGCGCCATGCCGATATCGACGGCGCCACCTTCGGCCTGCCCGCGCTGGTCACGACGTTCGTGCCCGGCGTCGCCAAGCCACCGCAGGCCGCCGCGTCGGTTTCGGGTCTGCGCACCGACTTCGACGCGCACTGGATCGCGCTGCTGGCACCCGCCTTCATCGACAACCTCGTGTGCATCCACGGCTTCGACTATCGCGCCGCCGCCCTGCCGGACTTCGCGATGCCAGGCGGTGCCCCGCACGAAATGGCGCTTCGGCAGGTCAACTGGTGGGCCAAGGTCTGGGCCGACGACGTCGTCGATGCCTTCCCGATCATGGCGCTGGCCGAATGCTGGCTGCGCGAGAACCTGCCCGCCTGCACCGACCCGGTGCTGGTCCACGGAGACTACCGCACCGGCAATTACCTGTTCGACCCTGCGGGCGGCGCAGTCACCGCGATCCTCGACTGGGAATTGGCGCACGTCGGCGACTTCCACGAGGATCTGGCGTGGAACCTCCAGCCGATCTTCGCCAACCGCGGCGCCGATGGCGAGACGATGATATCGGGCCTGTTCCGGCGCGACGAATTCCTGTCCTCCTACGAGAAGGCCTCGGGCCGCACCGTCGATCCGGCCGCGCTGTTCTTCTACGACGTGCTCGCCGCGTGGAAATGCGCGGTGATCGATCTCTCCAGCTGCCTTACCGCAGCGCGCGACGGCAACAACCATCAGGACGCGCTGCTCAGTTGGCTGGCGACCTCCGCCCATGTGGTGCTGAGCCACCTGACCGCACTGCTGGAGAAGGGGCGGCACTGA
- a CDS encoding DUF7064 domain-containing protein, translating to MIAREHAEFQFGADASYDWCETNFFPFSVPEACISGSIYVLSRPKLGVAMVDVLVQDRIAPAWEAQAYVDNQQHLPCPTSLLRYAFPNGLAVEAVDPLSHYRIRYEGIDDTAFELDFQALMAPFDMNDPAIDPTAAGRIGAGWGGAAFSGHYEITGRITGRLRLRGREYAVDCVDTLDRSWGPRKERDNGNATWIHGSFAEKLTVHAFLGLDPAARSGFGPLISGYVLEDGVVSGLVSAQGAVERHAGLPMSNHLQVEDALGRRHELTAAAINGCVWAPFPSMVYAQSFMRWNCAGMLGFGVQQDVLSRSYLTRNRDALNGT from the coding sequence ATGATTGCCAGGGAACACGCCGAATTCCAGTTCGGCGCCGATGCATCCTACGACTGGTGCGAGACCAACTTCTTCCCGTTTTCGGTGCCTGAAGCCTGCATTTCCGGGAGCATCTACGTGCTGTCACGGCCGAAGCTGGGCGTGGCGATGGTCGATGTGCTGGTGCAGGACCGCATCGCCCCGGCGTGGGAGGCGCAGGCCTATGTCGACAACCAGCAGCATCTGCCGTGCCCGACCTCGCTGCTCCGGTATGCCTTTCCCAATGGGCTGGCGGTGGAGGCGGTCGATCCGCTTTCGCATTACCGGATACGCTACGAGGGTATCGACGATACCGCATTCGAACTTGATTTTCAGGCACTTATGGCGCCTTTCGACATGAACGACCCGGCGATAGACCCGACGGCGGCGGGCCGCATCGGCGCGGGCTGGGGAGGGGCGGCGTTCTCCGGGCACTACGAGATCACCGGCCGGATCACCGGACGCCTGCGGCTGCGCGGGCGCGAGTATGCGGTCGATTGCGTCGATACGCTGGACCGCAGCTGGGGCCCGCGCAAGGAGCGGGACAACGGCAATGCCACCTGGATTCACGGCTCTTTCGCGGAAAAGCTGACGGTTCACGCCTTCCTCGGCCTCGATCCGGCGGCGCGGTCGGGCTTCGGCCCGCTCATCAGCGGCTATGTGCTGGAGGACGGCGTGGTCAGCGGTCTTGTCTCCGCGCAAGGGGCGGTGGAGCGCCACGCCGGGCTGCCGATGTCCAACCACCTGCAAGTGGAGGATGCGCTGGGGCGGCGGCATGAACTGACGGCGGCGGCGATCAACGGGTGCGTCTGGGCACCGTTCCCCTCGATGGTCTATGCGCAGAGCTTCATGCGCTGGAACTGCGCGGGAATGCTGGGTTTCGGGGTGCAGCAGGACGTGCTGAGCCGCTCTTACCTGACCCGGAACCGGGATGCACTCAACGGCACCTAG
- a CDS encoding alkane 1-monooxygenase, translating into MSSIRYYVAALVQLCTYVGFALGGYWVWTGIASLPALALLDSILPDDLSARRMKRGFAADLPVWLATFLAPGLYVAAAFWVVRAPDATAGQYIGVILSLGWLSVVPLVPSSHELYHQRGKLRRFVGRYAQVCYLDCTREIAHVVGHHIHVATVKDGDTAPRGTSLYGFTVRAVLSSTIEALTTESDGLAAQGKGRWSIGHRLYKALLAQAIFQAILFAVGGWRANAVALAGMIVARFWIESFNYFQHYGLVRLEEGPIARRHVWNHLRPLSRLIGFEITNHADHHTNSFAAYHELVPDRQWIRMPSVFVCFFSALIPPLWHNLIIKPALRRWDNELASPEERELAREQNRRAGWPDWFEPSADRSGPALTA; encoded by the coding sequence ATGTCCAGTATTCGCTACTATGTAGCGGCGCTCGTCCAGCTATGTACATATGTCGGATTCGCGTTGGGAGGATATTGGGTCTGGACGGGCATTGCGTCCCTGCCGGCCCTTGCTCTATTAGACAGCATTCTGCCGGACGATCTTTCCGCGCGCCGGATGAAGCGCGGTTTCGCCGCCGATCTGCCGGTGTGGCTGGCGACATTCCTGGCTCCGGGGCTCTACGTAGCCGCCGCCTTCTGGGTGGTCCGCGCACCCGATGCCACCGCGGGTCAGTACATCGGTGTCATTCTTTCACTCGGCTGGCTTTCGGTGGTGCCGCTGGTGCCGTCCAGCCACGAGCTTTACCACCAGCGCGGCAAGCTGCGACGTTTCGTCGGCCGCTATGCGCAAGTCTGCTACCTCGACTGCACGCGCGAGATCGCGCATGTCGTGGGGCACCATATCCATGTCGCGACCGTGAAGGACGGCGATACCGCGCCGCGCGGCACATCGCTTTACGGCTTCACCGTGCGCGCCGTGCTTTCCAGCACGATCGAGGCGCTGACGACCGAGAGCGACGGCCTTGCCGCACAGGGCAAGGGGCGCTGGTCGATCGGCCACCGGCTCTACAAGGCGCTGCTGGCGCAGGCGATCTTCCAGGCGATCCTCTTCGCGGTCGGCGGGTGGCGCGCCAATGCGGTGGCGCTGGCGGGCATGATTGTCGCGCGCTTCTGGATCGAGAGCTTCAACTACTTCCAGCACTACGGCCTCGTCCGGCTGGAGGAAGGCCCGATCGCGCGGCGCCATGTGTGGAACCACTTGCGCCCGCTCTCGCGCCTGATCGGCTTCGAGATCACCAACCATGCCGATCACCACACCAACAGCTTCGCCGCCTATCACGAACTGGTGCCGGACCGTCAGTGGATCCGCATGCCGAGCGTGTTCGTGTGCTTCTTCTCGGCCCTGATCCCGCCCCTGTGGCACAATCTCATCATCAAGCCCGCGCTGCGCCGCTGGGACAACGAACTGGCCAGCCCCGAAGAACGCGAACTGGCCCGCGAACAGAACCGCCGCGCCGGCTGGCCCGACTGGTTCGAACCGAGCGCCGACCGCAGCGGCCCCGCGCTCACCGCCTAA
- a CDS encoding alkane 1-monooxygenase — MDYSRYYLGVLLQVAVIASFIVGGPWVWVGIASLPAFGLVDSVLPNDFRARRIRHEGLVEIPVWLCALLGPVIYLAAAYWAARNPGANGWEYAGVIASCAWLSVIPLVPATHELYHQRGKLRRLVGRYCQVCYLDATREIAHVVGHHIHVATTLDGDTAPRGTSLYAFTPRAVVESTKEAWRSESDNLEKMGKGRWSIGHRVYRAALVLLAFHAILFAIGGWRANAVALAGMIGARFWIESFNYFQHYGLIRVPGTQIDRRHVWNHLKPISRVMGFEITNHADHHTNSFAAFYELVPDRQWIPMPSVFVCFFSALIPPLWHHKVIMPALRRWDNEMASPAERELAREQNRRAGWPDWFEDKPVAEGQMAAA, encoded by the coding sequence ATGGACTACTCGCGCTACTATCTGGGCGTGCTTTTGCAGGTGGCGGTGATCGCCAGCTTCATCGTCGGCGGGCCGTGGGTCTGGGTCGGCATCGCCAGCCTGCCCGCGTTCGGCCTTGTCGACAGCGTGCTGCCCAACGACTTTCGCGCCCGCCGCATCCGGCATGAAGGGCTGGTCGAGATCCCCGTGTGGCTCTGCGCGCTGCTGGGTCCGGTGATCTACCTTGCCGCCGCTTACTGGGCCGCACGCAATCCCGGCGCGAACGGGTGGGAATATGCAGGCGTCATCGCCTCGTGCGCGTGGCTGAGCGTGATCCCGCTGGTTCCCGCCACGCACGAACTCTACCACCAGCGCGGCAAGCTGCGCCGCCTTGTCGGCCGGTACTGCCAGGTCTGCTACCTCGACGCGACGCGCGAGATCGCGCACGTGGTGGGCCACCACATCCACGTCGCCACCACGCTGGACGGCGACACCGCGCCGCGCGGCACCAGCCTCTACGCCTTCACCCCGCGCGCGGTGGTGGAGAGCACGAAGGAAGCCTGGCGCTCGGAAAGCGACAATCTGGAGAAGATGGGCAAGGGCCGCTGGTCGATCGGCCACCGGGTATACCGCGCGGCGCTGGTGCTGCTGGCGTTCCACGCGATCCTGTTCGCGATCGGCGGCTGGCGCGCGAATGCCGTGGCGCTGGCCGGGATGATCGGCGCGCGCTTCTGGATCGAGAGCTTCAACTACTTCCAGCACTACGGTCTTATCCGGGTTCCCGGCACGCAGATCGACCGACGCCATGTGTGGAACCATCTGAAGCCGATCTCGCGCGTGATGGGCTTCGAGATCACCAACCACGCCGATCACCACACCAACAGCTTCGCGGCGTTCTACGAACTGGTGCCCGATCGGCAGTGGATCCCGATGCCGAGCGTGTTCGTGTGCTTCTTCTCGGCGCTGATCCCGCCCTTGTGGCACCACAAGGTCATCATGCCCGCGCTGCGCCGCTGGGACAACGAGATGGCCTCTCCCGCCGAGCGCGAACTGGCACGCGAACAGAACCGTCGTGCCGGATGGCCCGACTGGTTCGAGGACAAGCCCGTGGCCGAAGGACAGATGGCGGCGGCGTAA
- a CDS encoding phosphotransferase family protein codes for MKTQAQRLAQEPVAAIDRDAIEPRLLEILLAKQERRKLGPYIPRTAPDIAKGLSVLFAREGIAAQARGVRRMGGGASKEQFVFDVEGEIDPAFARCVLRMDPREGIIETCRRREAQVLRAVAGVVPVPPVLTEDGDGETMGQPLMVTGFVGGVTKPSDSGAGPSGLKARFGESLGAALTSQFIGYLAAIHAVDYRAAGLDDFAVPRPETTDAALWQVNYWTRVRALEETDSLPLLTLAETWLYDHLPVCEQPVLLHGDYRVGNFLFDEERQEITALLDWELTHIGDFHEDLAYSFEPLFGHRDADGVFHVGSMFTTEHLISRYEALTGRTVNPATLHWYRVLTSYKLIAMNHCSSIIAARDGTNHQNALLAFLASCTAGMSDTLCELLSGEMA; via the coding sequence ATGAAGACCCAGGCACAGCGCTTAGCGCAAGAACCGGTGGCCGCGATCGACCGCGATGCGATCGAGCCCCGGCTCCTCGAAATCCTGCTGGCGAAGCAGGAACGTCGCAAGTTGGGGCCTTATATTCCCCGAACCGCGCCCGATATCGCGAAAGGGCTCTCGGTCCTGTTCGCCCGCGAAGGTATCGCCGCGCAGGCACGGGGCGTGCGCCGCATGGGGGGAGGGGCCTCCAAGGAGCAGTTCGTCTTCGATGTCGAGGGCGAGATCGACCCCGCCTTCGCCCGCTGCGTGCTGCGCATGGACCCGCGCGAGGGCATCATCGAGACCTGCCGCCGCCGCGAGGCGCAAGTCCTGCGCGCGGTCGCGGGCGTGGTGCCTGTGCCGCCCGTCCTGACCGAGGACGGCGACGGCGAGACGATGGGCCAGCCGCTGATGGTCACCGGCTTCGTCGGCGGCGTGACCAAGCCCAGCGACAGCGGCGCGGGGCCATCGGGGCTGAAGGCGCGGTTCGGGGAAAGCCTCGGGGCTGCGCTGACCTCGCAGTTCATCGGCTATCTCGCCGCCATTCACGCGGTGGATTATCGCGCGGCGGGGCTCGACGATTTCGCCGTTCCTCGGCCCGAAACCACCGACGCGGCGCTCTGGCAGGTCAATTACTGGACCCGCGTGCGGGCGCTGGAGGAAACCGATTCCCTCCCGCTGCTGACGCTGGCCGAGACCTGGCTCTACGACCATCTGCCCGTCTGCGAGCAGCCGGTCCTGCTCCACGGTGACTACCGCGTCGGCAACTTCCTGTTCGACGAGGAGCGGCAGGAAATCACTGCGCTGCTGGACTGGGAACTCACGCATATCGGCGATTTCCATGAGGATCTCGCCTATAGTTTCGAGCCGCTGTTCGGCCACCGCGATGCCGACGGCGTGTTCCATGTCGGCTCGATGTTCACCACCGAGCACCTGATTTCGCGCTACGAGGCGCTGACCGGGCGCACGGTGAATCCGGCGACGCTCCACTGGTATCGCGTCCTGACGAGCTACAAGCTGATCGCCATGAACCACTGCTCGTCGATCATCGCGGCGCGCGATGGGACCAACCACCAGAACGCGCTGCTGGCTTTCCTCGCATCGTGCACGGCCGGGATGTCGGACACCCTGTGCGAACTGCTTTCGGGAGAAATGGCATGA
- a CDS encoding TonB-dependent receptor has protein sequence MNRAFACNGRFARLLLASSALAPMPGWAQTAGSQAAEPQATETAPPTSSGIAEIIVTAQKRSQSINEVPLSITAASGEQLLQAGISSTADLAKIVPGLTAQPSPFNTPIYTLRGIGFVEFSLATPPTVAVYTDEVPLPFSAMTKAAALDVARVEVLKGPQGTLFGQNTTGGAINFVAAKPTQDFQAGADLSYSRFDTIDAQGFVSGPITPNLLARFSARAIRSGPWQKSSSTGDELGNRRETQARLLLDWQPTDTLKVALNVNGWLDKSDSQAPQRTETFISAPGNPNEAPIRALPPQPLTSRSADWTTDLFPLKHDDRFVQASLRVDYDLSDTVTLTSISAYNHYRTESFQDYDATPLQIADILTDGKVTSLSQELRLTGTSAGLRWIVGANYQRDKTRDHATYYATDATTHYVGPMEGGNVSPVNDSLIKTAALFANVEYEVIPNLTVQAGLRYTDSRRDNASCALVGPGPGGNESFAPIFEFLQTLIRPGQPVVPIAEGQCYSLTAEGFPLITPLKAKLNEDNLSWRAGVNYKTGNRGLIYATVSRGYKAGSFPTVAPATAKELAPVAQESITAYEVGFKQPLFDHAVQLNGAVFYYDYKDKQLRGRILDQIFGPLDALVQVPKSRVKGAELEVVIQPADGLHLNVAGTYLDTEITRFTGFNQSGELADFSGARFPFSPKWSVVADAGYDFPLTPSMQGFVGASANYNSRTTASIGDIPQLAIRAYTLVDLRAGVHAPDDSWRFSVWGRNVFNKYYWTSAFQTQDVYVRYTGRPATYGATFSYRF, from the coding sequence ATGAACAGAGCATTCGCGTGCAACGGGCGTTTCGCCCGGCTTCTTCTTGCGTCCAGCGCCCTTGCGCCGATGCCGGGCTGGGCGCAAACAGCCGGATCTCAGGCTGCCGAGCCGCAGGCCACGGAAACCGCGCCGCCGACGTCTTCCGGCATCGCCGAGATCATCGTGACGGCGCAGAAGCGCTCGCAGTCGATCAACGAAGTGCCGCTGTCTATCACCGCGGCCTCGGGCGAGCAGCTTCTTCAGGCGGGGATTTCCAGCACCGCCGACCTCGCCAAGATCGTGCCGGGCCTGACCGCGCAGCCGTCGCCGTTCAACACCCCGATCTACACCTTGCGCGGCATCGGCTTCGTCGAGTTCTCGCTCGCCACGCCGCCGACCGTGGCGGTCTATACCGACGAAGTGCCGCTGCCGTTCAGCGCCATGACCAAGGCCGCCGCGCTCGACGTGGCGCGGGTCGAGGTGCTCAAGGGCCCGCAGGGCACGCTGTTCGGCCAGAACACCACCGGCGGCGCGATCAACTTCGTGGCCGCCAAGCCGACGCAGGATTTCCAGGCGGGCGCCGATCTCAGCTATTCGCGCTTCGACACGATCGATGCGCAGGGCTTCGTCAGCGGGCCGATCACGCCCAACCTGCTGGCGCGCTTCTCGGCCCGCGCCATCCGCAGCGGGCCGTGGCAGAAGAGCAGCAGCACCGGTGATGAACTGGGCAACCGGCGCGAGACGCAGGCCCGCCTGCTGCTCGACTGGCAGCCGACCGATACGCTGAAGGTGGCGCTCAACGTCAACGGCTGGCTCGACAAGTCGGACTCGCAGGCGCCGCAGCGCACCGAGACTTTCATCAGCGCGCCCGGCAATCCCAACGAGGCGCCGATCCGCGCCCTGCCGCCGCAGCCGCTGACCTCGCGCTCGGCCGACTGGACCACCGACCTGTTCCCGCTCAAGCACGACGACCGCTTCGTGCAGGCGAGCCTGCGCGTCGATTACGACCTGAGCGATACGGTCACGCTCACCTCGATCTCGGCCTACAATCACTATCGGACCGAGTCCTTCCAGGACTACGACGCCACACCGCTGCAGATCGCCGACATCCTGACCGACGGCAAGGTCACCTCGCTGTCGCAGGAACTGCGCCTGACCGGCACGAGTGCGGGGCTGCGCTGGATCGTCGGCGCCAATTACCAGCGCGACAAGACGCGCGATCACGCGACCTATTACGCCACCGATGCGACGACGCACTACGTCGGGCCGATGGAAGGCGGCAACGTCTCTCCGGTCAACGATTCCCTCATCAAGACGGCGGCGCTTTTCGCCAATGTCGAGTACGAGGTGATCCCGAACCTGACGGTGCAGGCGGGCCTGCGCTATACCGACAGCCGCCGCGACAACGCCAGCTGCGCGCTCGTCGGGCCGGGGCCGGGCGGCAACGAGAGCTTCGCGCCGATCTTCGAATTCCTGCAGACGCTGATCCGCCCGGGCCAGCCGGTGGTGCCGATCGCCGAGGGGCAGTGCTATTCGCTGACCGCCGAGGGCTTTCCGCTCATCACCCCGCTCAAGGCCAAGCTGAACGAGGACAACCTGTCGTGGCGGGCGGGCGTCAATTACAAGACCGGCAATCGCGGGCTGATCTATGCCACCGTCAGCCGGGGCTACAAGGCGGGCAGCTTCCCCACCGTCGCGCCCGCCACCGCCAAGGAACTGGCGCCGGTCGCGCAGGAATCGATCACCGCATACGAAGTGGGCTTCAAGCAGCCGCTGTTCGACCATGCGGTGCAGCTGAACGGCGCGGTGTTCTACTATGATTACAAGGACAAGCAGCTGCGCGGGCGTATTCTCGACCAGATCTTCGGGCCGCTCGATGCGCTGGTGCAGGTGCCCAAGTCGCGGGTGAAGGGCGCCGAACTCGAAGTGGTGATCCAGCCGGCGGACGGCCTGCACCTGAACGTGGCGGGTACCTATCTCGATACCGAGATCACGCGGTTCACCGGCTTCAACCAGTCGGGCGAGCTGGCGGACTTTTCGGGCGCGCGCTTCCCGTTCTCGCCCAAGTGGTCGGTGGTGGCGGATGCGGGGTATGATTTCCCGCTCACGCCATCGATGCAGGGCTTCGTCGGGGCCTCGGCGAACTACAACAGCCGCACCACCGCGAGCATCGGCGACATCCCGCAGCTGGCGATCCGGGCCTATACGCTGGTCGACCTGCGCGCCGGTGTTCATGCGCCGGACGACAGCTGGCGCTTCTCGGTCTGGGGCCGCAACGTCTTCAACAAGTACTACTGGACCAGCGCGTTCCAGACCCAGGACGTCTACGTCCGCTACACCGGCCGCCCCGCGACCTACGGCGCCACCTTCAGCTACCGTTTTTAA